CGGAGATCATCGCCGTCTCGATCGCCGCGCAACTGCTGCAGGTGCGCGAACGACGTCATCGGCACGACGTGCAGCCCGCGATCGCGCCAGGCCAGCCGGGCGGGCCGGGTTTGGGCCGCACGCCCGCGTTCTCCTCCCGGACCGAGTGGCGCGACTGATTCTGGCGGCAGGGCAATGCCCGCTACGGCTACACTCAACCACGCTCCGCCCGTCCTCCCTTCGCCCCTACTGGAATCGACCATGGATCCCACTTTCCTGCATCAGATCGCCGGCTCGCCGAAGGCCGAACTGCATATCCACATCGAGGGTTCGCTCGAGCCCGAGCTCATTTTCGCGCTCGCCGAACGGCATGGCATCACGTTGCCGTATGCGTCGATCGAAGCCCTGCGCGCCGCCTACGCATTCACGGATCTGCAATCCTTCCTGAACGTGTATTACGCCGGCGCCGGCGTGCTGCTCGAGGCGGAAGACTTCTATCAGATGACGCGCGCCTACATCGAACGCGCGCGCGCGGACAACGTCATCCACTCCGAGATCTTCTTCGACCCGCAGACGCATACCGAACGCGGCGTGCCGATGGCCGCCATGCTCGAAGGCATCGAGGCGGCGCTGGCCGAGGCCGAACGCGCCGACGGCTTCTCCAGCCGCCTGATCCTCTGCTTCCTGCGGCATCTGTCGGAGGAATCCGCGCATGAAGCGCTCGCGCAGGCGCTGCCGCTGCTCGGGCGCTACGCCCACCGGTTGATCGGTGTCGGCCTGGATTCGTCCGAGCTGGGGCACCCCCCCAGCAAATTCGAGCGCGTGTTCGCGCAGGCGCGCCGTGCCGGACTGCGGGCCGTCGCGCACGCGGGGGAAGAAGGACCGCCGGACTACATCTATCAGGCGCTCGATCTGCTCAAAGTCGACCGGATCGATCACGGCGTGCGGGCGAGCGAGGACCCGGCGCTGGTGCGGCGGCTGGCCGACAGCCGTATCGCCCTGACGGTCTGCCCGCTGTCGAACCTGAAACTTTGCGTGTTCGACGACATGCGCAAGCACACGCTCAAGTCCCTGCTCGACGCCGGCGTCGCGATCACGATCAATTCGGACGATCCGGCCTATTTCGGCGGCTACGTAAACGCGAACTACATCGCCGCGGCGGACGCGCTGACGCTGAGCGCCGCCGAGGTCCGCACGATCGCCGCGAACAGCTTCGAGGCGGCATTCATCTCCGCGGACGAACGCGCCGGCATGATGGCGCGGCTCGACCGGCACTGGGACGCCGCGCAGTAAAACATTGCGGCGTGCGGCAATGTATCAGGACGACGGTGCGGCGCGCACGACAGCCACGCGGCGGGCGCGGCTAGCGTGCCGGGCCGGACGCCGGCAGCGCAACCTCGTTCGTCGCGCTCGCGTGGCGTTTGCCCAACGGGATGCGCACCTCGCGACTCGTGCCGTTCGGCATCGGAAAATCGAACAGCGCGCCGCGCACCAGATACGGCATCACGACCGGCAGCGCGGTTCGCTCGCCGTCGTAACGCACGCTCACCTTGTAGACTTCGCGTCCGCTCGGCCGCTCGCGGATACGAAGCGTCAACTGCGAGGCCGATGCGGCGTACGGCACGTCGACGATCGGCGCCGTTCCCCAGCCGGCGCCGAACGCGCCGCCCCGTCCGGCCCACGCGCCCCGGCCACCGCCCCACGGACCGCCGAAACCCCAACCGCCGTAATCCAGGAACTGCGGCGCATAGGCGACGGTGTCGCGCTGACCGTAGGTGAGGCTGACGCCATAGTGCGCCGCCGCGCCGGTACCGCCGGTGCCGCCAGCGCCACCTTTCGCCCCCGTCTGCTCCGGCGGCGGCGCGACGCGCCGGAAGCCGTAGGTCGACAGCTCCCGATCGACCAGTCCCTCGTACGCCGCCTGCTCCAGATCGTTTTCCTGGGCGGGCGTGCGCTCGAACGTATAGGTCCGGTCGCGGTCGCTGCCCTGCCAGTCCTGAAAGGCGGTGACGTTCGCGCTCAGATAATTCGCGCAGCCGCTCAGCGCGATGGTGACGACCGCCAGCAGGCGGCCGCGGCAACGTTCGATCGTCATCATGGGGTCCCTTCTCCAACCAGATCGCACGGGCGTGCACGGATATCGTTCGAGCCCGCGCGGCAATGCATCCGTTGCCATTATCGCCGCAAACCGGCAGACCCCGGAATGCATGCCATCCCGCCGCGCACGGTTTTTTTCACGCAATAAAAATGACCACGGGCCGGTATCGGCCAGCTTTTGTACAATGGACCGATTGCCCCGCCGCGCTCAGCGCGCGGCTCCCGACCGCCTGGATCATCATGCCCGATATCAGCACCGCTTCGCCGGCCAGTCCCGCCGTCAACCCCGTCATCAGCCGGCACGACTACGCGCCGCCGGCCTTTCTGATCGATACCGTCGATCTCGAATTCGACCTGCTGGCCGATCACACGATCACCCGCAACCGGATGACGATCCGGCGCAACCCGGACGCGGTCTTCACGCGCCGCCTCGAACTGATGGGCGAGGAACTCGAACTCCTGTCGGCCAGCATCGACGGTCACGCCTGCGCGTCGCAGCTCACGGCCACGGGCCTGGTGATCGACGATGTGCCCGAGACCTTCGAGCTGACGCTCGTCACCGCCTGCAAGCCGGCCGAGAACACGTCGTTGTCGGGGCTTTATGTGTCGAACGGCAACTTCTTCACCCAGTGCGAAGCGGAAGGCTTTCGCAAGATCAGCTTCTTCCCGGACCGCCCCGACGTGATGTCGGTGTACACCGTGACGCTGCGCGCGAACCGCGAAGCCTACCCGGTGCTGTTGTCGAACGGCAATCTGGTCGAGACCGGCATGCTGGAAGACGGCCGGCATTTCGCCCGCTGGGAAGACCCGTTTCGCAAACCGAGCTATCTGTTCGCGCTGGTTGCGGGCAAGCTCTCCTGCGTCGAGGAAACGATCACCGACGCCAGCGGCCAGCGCAAGCTCCTGCAGGTCTGGGTCGAGGCGCACGATCTGGACAAGACGCGGCACGCGCTCGATTCGCTGATCCATTCGATCCGCTGGGACGAACGCCGCTTCGGGCTGGGCCTGGATCTGGACCGCTTCATGATCGTCGCCGTGAGCGATTTCAACATGGGCGCGATGGAAAACAAGGGTCTCAACATCTTCAACACGAAATACGTGCTGGCCCGTCCCGAGACCGCGACCGATGCCGATTACGCGAACATCGAAGCCGTCGTCGGCCACGAGTATTTCCATAACTGGACCGGCAACCGCATCACCTGCCGCGACTGGTTTCAGTTGAGCCTGAAGGAAGGGCTGACGGTCTTTCGCGATCAGGAGTTTTCCGCCGACATGGCGGCGGGCGAAGGAAACAGCGGCGGCGCGGCCCGGCTCCGCGATACCGGCAGCGCCCACGCGACCAAGCGCATCGAGGACGTGCGCATGCTGCGCCAGACGCAGTTCGCCGAGGATGCCGGACCGATGGCGCACCCGGTACGGCCCGAGAGCTATCAGGAAATCAACAATTTCTACACCGTCACGATCTACGAGAAGGGCGGCGAGGTGGTGCGGATGTATCAGACCCTGCTCGGGCGCGAGGGGTTTCGCGCCGGCATGGACCTGTACTTCCGCCGTCATGACGGCCAGGCCGTGACCTGCGACGATTTCCGCGCCGCGATGGCGGATGCGAACCAGCGCGACCTGTCGCAATTCGAGCGCTGGTACAGCCAGGCGGGCACGCCGCGCGTCGCGGTGCGTGGCGCCTATGACCCGGCCGCGCGAACCTATGAACTGACGCTAACGCAATCCTATCCGGACAATCCGGCGATCAAGACCGCGAAGGACCCGCTGCTGATCCCGTTCACGATCGGCCTCGTCGGCCCCACGGGGACGGACCTGCCGTTGCGCCTCGATGGCGAGGCCGCCACGTCGACTCCGGTCTTCAGCCGCGTGTTCGAGCTGACCGAAACCCGCACGACCCTGCGTTTCGTCGACGTGCCGGTCGAGCCGGTGCCCTCGCTGCTGCGCGATTTCTCCGCGCCGGTCGTCGTCGAGTACGACTACACCGATGCGCAGCTGGCCTTCCTGCTCGCGCACGACAGCGATCCGTTCAACCGCTGGGAAGCGGGCCAGCGGCTTGCCACGCGAGCGCTGCTCGCCGCGGCCCGCGCCGCCGCGCGCGGCGCGACGCCGACCTTCGATGCTGCCGTCGTCGATGCCTACGGGCTGGTGCTGCGCGACCACACGCTCGCGCCGGCGTTTCGCGAACTGGTCCTGACGCTGCCGTCCGAAGCCTACCTGATCGAACAGCTCGACGTCGCCGACCCCGACGCAATCCACCGCGCGCGCCAGGCGCTGCGCCGGCAACTGGCCGGCGCGCTGCGCGCAGACTGGCTGGCGGTCTACCAGGCCAACCGGCTGCTGGGCGACTACCGCCCGACGCCGCAGGACGCGGGCTGCCGGGCACTGAAGAATCTGGCGCTCGCCTACCTCGTCGAACTCGACGACGCCAGCGAGGCCGCGGCGCTCGCACGCGACCAGTACGACGTGGCGAACAACATGACCGACCGCTTCGCCGCGCTGGGGGCGCTGGTGCATCTGGGCGGCGACGAAGCCCGCACTGCGCTCGACCACTTCTACCGGATGTTCGAAAAAGAGCCGCTGGTGATCGACAAATGGTTCGCGCTGCAGGCGGCGCAGCCCGGCCGCCCGGATGTTCCCACCATCGGCATCGTGCGCGGCCTGTTCGCCCATCAGGCATTCACGCTGCGCAATCCGAACCGCGCGCGCTCCCTGATCTTCAGCTTCTGCGCGGCGAACCTGGCGGAATTTCACCGTCCGGACGG
This region of Robbsia betulipollinis genomic DNA includes:
- a CDS encoding DUF4136 domain-containing protein, encoding MTIERCRGRLLAVVTIALSGCANYLSANVTAFQDWQGSDRDRTYTFERTPAQENDLEQAAYEGLVDRELSTYGFRRVAPPPEQTGAKGGAGGTGGTGAAAHYGVSLTYGQRDTVAYAPQFLDYGGWGFGGPWGGGRGAWAGRGGAFGAGWGTAPIVDVPYAASASQLTLRIRERPSGREVYKVSVRYDGERTALPVVMPYLVRGALFDFPMPNGTSREVRIPLGKRHASATNEVALPASGPAR
- the pepN gene encoding aminopeptidase N, producing MPDISTASPASPAVNPVISRHDYAPPAFLIDTVDLEFDLLADHTITRNRMTIRRNPDAVFTRRLELMGEELELLSASIDGHACASQLTATGLVIDDVPETFELTLVTACKPAENTSLSGLYVSNGNFFTQCEAEGFRKISFFPDRPDVMSVYTVTLRANREAYPVLLSNGNLVETGMLEDGRHFARWEDPFRKPSYLFALVAGKLSCVEETITDASGQRKLLQVWVEAHDLDKTRHALDSLIHSIRWDERRFGLGLDLDRFMIVAVSDFNMGAMENKGLNIFNTKYVLARPETATDADYANIEAVVGHEYFHNWTGNRITCRDWFQLSLKEGLTVFRDQEFSADMAAGEGNSGGAARLRDTGSAHATKRIEDVRMLRQTQFAEDAGPMAHPVRPESYQEINNFYTVTIYEKGGEVVRMYQTLLGREGFRAGMDLYFRRHDGQAVTCDDFRAAMADANQRDLSQFERWYSQAGTPRVAVRGAYDPAARTYELTLTQSYPDNPAIKTAKDPLLIPFTIGLVGPTGTDLPLRLDGEAATSTPVFSRVFELTETRTTLRFVDVPVEPVPSLLRDFSAPVVVEYDYTDAQLAFLLAHDSDPFNRWEAGQRLATRALLAAARAAARGATPTFDAAVVDAYGLVLRDHTLAPAFRELVLTLPSEAYLIEQLDVADPDAIHRARQALRRQLAGALRADWLAVYQANRLLGDYRPTPQDAGCRALKNLALAYLVELDDASEAAALARDQYDVANNMTDRFAALGALVHLGGDEARTALDHFYRMFEKEPLVIDKWFALQAAQPGRPDVPTIGIVRGLFAHQAFTLRNPNRARSLIFSFCAANLAEFHRPDGSGYAFWAEQVIALDAMNPQVAARLARTLERWRKFTPALQQKMRAALEQVNAVVRSKDVREIVEKALAD
- a CDS encoding adenosine deaminase, with amino-acid sequence MDPTFLHQIAGSPKAELHIHIEGSLEPELIFALAERHGITLPYASIEALRAAYAFTDLQSFLNVYYAGAGVLLEAEDFYQMTRAYIERARADNVIHSEIFFDPQTHTERGVPMAAMLEGIEAALAEAERADGFSSRLILCFLRHLSEESAHEALAQALPLLGRYAHRLIGVGLDSSELGHPPSKFERVFAQARRAGLRAVAHAGEEGPPDYIYQALDLLKVDRIDHGVRASEDPALVRRLADSRIALTVCPLSNLKLCVFDDMRKHTLKSLLDAGVAITINSDDPAYFGGYVNANYIAAADALTLSAAEVRTIAANSFEAAFISADERAGMMARLDRHWDAAQ